From Dendropsophus ebraccatus isolate aDenEbr1 chromosome 2, aDenEbr1.pat, whole genome shotgun sequence, a single genomic window includes:
- the CRYGN gene encoding gamma-crystallin N isoform X1 produces MDVTASRYIPEHLLIIFYEGKCFTGRKLEVFGDCDNFQDRGFMNRVNSIRVESGAWICYDHPDFKGQQYILERGEYPDFHRWNGHNDHMGSSRPIRMHGEHYRLELFEGCNFTGQCMEFCEDCPFLQGRGWNKNCVNAIKVYGDGAWVLYEEPNYRGRMYIVERGDFRTFNEWQAQSANIQSIRRVVNYF; encoded by the exons aTCATATTCTACGAGGGAAAATGTTTCACAGGAAGGAAACTGGAGGTCTTCGGAGACTGCGATAACTTCCAAGACAGGGGATTCATGAATCGCGTCAATTCCATCCGCGTAGAAAGTGGGGCCTGGATCTGTTACGACCATCCTGACTTTAAAGGGCAGCAGTACATTCTAGAGAGGGGAGAATATCCAGACTTCCATCGTTGGAATGGACACAATGATCACATGGGATCCAGCAGACCCATCAGAATG CATGGAGAACATTACAGACTGGAATTGTTTGAGGGATGTAACTTCACTGGTCAGTGCATGGAGTTCTGTGAGGACTGTCCTTTCCTGCAAGGCCGGGGCTGGAACAAGAACTGTGTAAATGCCATCAAGGTCTATGGTGATGGAGC cTGGGTACTGTATGAAGAACCCAACTACCGTGGTCGTATGTACATCGTGGAAAGAGGAGACTTCCGCACATTCAATGAATGGCAGGCCCAGAGTGCGAATATCCAGTCCATCAGACGGGTTGTAAACTACTTCTAA
- the CRYGN gene encoding gamma-crystallin N isoform X2 gives MPAVVEGCALYQIIFYEGKCFTGRKLEVFGDCDNFQDRGFMNRVNSIRVESGAWICYDHPDFKGQQYILERGEYPDFHRWNGHNDHMGSSRPIRMHGEHYRLELFEGCNFTGQCMEFCEDCPFLQGRGWNKNCVNAIKVYGDGAWVLYEEPNYRGRMYIVERGDFRTFNEWQAQSANIQSIRRVVNYF, from the exons atgCCTGCTGTGGTCGAGGGTTGTGCCTTGTATCAG aTCATATTCTACGAGGGAAAATGTTTCACAGGAAGGAAACTGGAGGTCTTCGGAGACTGCGATAACTTCCAAGACAGGGGATTCATGAATCGCGTCAATTCCATCCGCGTAGAAAGTGGGGCCTGGATCTGTTACGACCATCCTGACTTTAAAGGGCAGCAGTACATTCTAGAGAGGGGAGAATATCCAGACTTCCATCGTTGGAATGGACACAATGATCACATGGGATCCAGCAGACCCATCAGAATG CATGGAGAACATTACAGACTGGAATTGTTTGAGGGATGTAACTTCACTGGTCAGTGCATGGAGTTCTGTGAGGACTGTCCTTTCCTGCAAGGCCGGGGCTGGAACAAGAACTGTGTAAATGCCATCAAGGTCTATGGTGATGGAGC cTGGGTACTGTATGAAGAACCCAACTACCGTGGTCGTATGTACATCGTGGAAAGAGGAGACTTCCGCACATTCAATGAATGGCAGGCCCAGAGTGCGAATATCCAGTCCATCAGACGGGTTGTAAACTACTTCTAA